From Motilibacter rhizosphaerae:
AAGAGGGGTCCTTCCGAGGCTCGGACTCGAGGCGTACGGAGTGCGTGCCCACGACCCCCACCTCCGGGCGTCTCAGGACGACGTCTCGGGGCATCTGAAGTGCACAGGGCAGCGCAAAGCGACAGCATACCCGTCCGGGCATGCTCGCGCAAACCCCTGCTCCGGCCCCTCCAGCGGGTCCCCTCCGCACCGCGGAGGTCCAGCACCGGTCGGGCCGACGAGCACCGTCCCGGGGGCTCGCGCTCCCGTCCGGCGCGAGCAGGATGGCCCGCGCGGGCCGGTGCGGTCAAGCACCCGGGAGGGGGTGTGGACGACCTTCTTCCCGCCGACACCTCGCCGACACTCCTCCGTCGACACCCGCGGGCCCGACCTGAGCTGTCCTCGCCCCTCCCGCGCGCACCCGCTCCCCCGCCGCGACGGGACAGGGGCACCCCCGGACGCAGCGAGGCCGCCCGTGCAGGTGCACGGACGGCCTCAGGGCGCAGCGGCCGGACGCGGGGTCCGGCCGGTGCGCGGGACTACTTGAGCGTGACGGTGGCGCCGGCGCCCTCGAGCTGCGCCTTGGCCTTCTCCGCCGCCTCCTTGGTGACCTTCTCCAGGACCGCCTTGGGCGTGCCGTCGACGAGGTCCTTGGCCTCCTTCAGGCCGAGGTTCGTGAGGGCGCGCACCTCCTTGATGACCTGGATCTTCTTGTCGCCGGCGCCCTCGAGGATGACGTCGAACTCGTCCTGCTCCTCGACGGCCTCGGCGGCCGCGCCGGCGCCCGCGCCGGCCGGGGCCGCGACGGCGACCGGAGCGGCGGCGGTGACGCCGAACGTGTCCTCGAACGCCTTCACGAACTCGGAGAGCTCGATGAGGGTGAGCTCCTTGAACGCGTCGAGGAGCTCGTCGGTGCTGAGCTTCGCCATGGTGGCGGTCCTTCCGTGCTGGGGATGTAGCGGGTCGGGCGAGGCGCTGGTCAGGCCTCGGTCGCCTCGGCGGCGGGAGCCGCCTCGGCCACGTCGGCGGCGGGAGCCGCCTCAGCCGCGTCGGCGGCCGGAGCCGCGTCGGCAGCCTCGGGGGCGTCGGCCGGAGCCGCAGCCTCCTCGGCGGGGGCGCCCTCCGCGCGCTGGGCGCGCAGGGCCTCCGCCAGGCGCGCGGCCTGGCTGAGCGGGGCCTGGAACAGCGCGGCCGCCTTGGCGAGCGTGGCGTTCATCGCGCCCGCCGCCTTGGACAGCAGCACCTCGCGCGACTCGAGGTCGGCGAGCTTGGTGATGTCGGCGGCGCTGAGGGGCTTGCCCTCCAGCACACCGCCCTTGATGACGAGCAGCGGGTGCGTACGGGCGAAGTCGCGCAGGCCCTTCGCGGCGTCGACCGGGTCGCCCTTGACGAAGGCGATGGCCGACGGGCCCGCGAGCAGGTCGTCGAGACCCGTCACGCCGGCCTCGCGGGCGGCGATCCTGGTCAGCGTGTTCTTCACCACGGCGTACGTGGCACCCTCGCCCAGGGAGCGGCGGAGCTCCTTCATCTGGGCGACGGTGAGCCCGCGGTACTCGGTGAGCACCGCCGCGGAGGAGTCACGGAAGTGCTCCGTCAGCTCGGCGACGGCGGTGGCCTTGTCAGCCTTCGCCATGGGTCTCCCTTCGGTGCCGGCACGCGAAGGGCTCCGGGGACGACGAACGCCCCGGCGCAGGCGCACGGGGCGTGGCACGCTGGGGACCAGCGGGCGAGCTCTGTCCAACCTGCGCGGGCGCCCGCGGAGCGGGTCCTTCGGCTCCTTCGTGGTCGGGCAGGTGCCCGGGCACGGTGGAGCAGCCAGCGGTCTTCGGCTCCGCCAGCGTACGCGACGCCGCGACCCCGTGTCGAATCCCGCCCTCCCCCCGGACGCGCCGAGGGGGCGCCGGCCGGAGCCGGCGCCCCCTCGGGACGCGCAGGTGGAGCTGTGCGGGTGGAGCGGAGGGGCGGTCCTCAGACCGCGGCCTCCTCCTCGAGCAGGTTGCGCGTGCGGCTGCTGTCGAGCGGGATGCCCGGGCCGTTGGTCGTGCTGACCGTGGCCTTCTTGATGTAGCGGCCCTTCGCGGCGGAGGGCTTCAGGCGGTTGATCTCCTCGAGCGCGGCGGAGTAGTTCTCCACCAGCGAGCGGTCGTCGAAGCTCGTCTTGCCGATGATGAAGTGGAGGTTCGAGTGGCGGTCGACGCGGAACTCGATCTTGCCCCCCTTGATCTCGGTGACGGCCTTGGCGACGTCCGCGGTGACCGTGCCGGTCTTGGGGTTCGGCATGAGGCCGCGGGGGCCGAGGACGCGGCCGAGGCGGCCGACCTTGCCCATGAGGTCCGGCGTGGCGACGACGGCGTCGAAGTCGAGGCGGCCCTTGGCGACCTCGTCGATGAGCTCGTCGGAGCCGACGATGTCGGCGCCGGCGGCGCGGGCGGCCTCGGCGCGGTCGCCGTTGGCGAAGACGAGGACGCGGGCCGTCTTGCCGGTGCCGTGCGGGAGGTTGACCGTGCCGCGGACCATCTGGTCGGCCTTGCGCGGGTCGACGCCCAGGCGGAAGGCGACCTCGACGGTCGCGTCGTACTTGGTGGAGGACGTCTCGCGGGCGAGGCGGACGGCCTCGAGCGGGGCGTAGAGCTTGTCGCCGTCGACCTTCTCGGCCGCGGCGCGGTAGGCCTTGCTGCGCTTCATGGTGCTGCTCCGTGTCGTTCGTGGGAGGTGTGGTCCGGGCCGCGCGAGGCCCTGCCACGGGTCGGGGGGAGCCGGGTGGCTCAGCCCTCGACCGTGATGCCCATCTGGCGGGCGGTGCCGGCGATGATCTTCTCGGCGGCGTCGAGGTCGTTGGCGTTGAGGTCGGGCAGCTTGGTCTGCGCGATCTCGCGGACCTGGTCGCGGCTGAGCTTGCCGACCTTGGTCTTGTTCGGCGTCGACGAGCCCTTCTCCAGGCCGGCGGCGGCGAGGATCAGGCGGGCGGCCGGGGGGGTCTTCGTGATGAACGTGAACGAGCGGTCCTCGTAGACGCTGATCTCGACCGGCACGACCTGGCCGCGCTGGGCCTCCGTCGCGGCGTTGTACGCCTTGACGAACTCCATGATGTTGACGCCGTGCTGGCCCAGCGCGGGGCCGACGGGCGGCGCGGGCGTCGCCGCGCCGGCCTTGATCTGCAGCTTGATGATCGCTGCGAGCTTCTTCTTGGGAGGCATCTCTCTCGCGTCCTCGTGGGTCAGCCCCGGCCGACGGCCGGGGTCAGATCTTCTGGATCTGGCTGAAGGGGAGCTCGACCGGGGTCTCGCGCCCGAAGATCTCGACGAGGCCGCGCACCTTGCGGGCGTCGACGTCGATCTCGTTGATGGTCGCGTGCAGCGTCGCGAAAGGCCCCTCGGTCACCATGACCGAGTCGCCCACCGCGAAGTCCACGACCTTGACCTCGGGCGCCGCGGAGGCCGCCGCGCCCTTCTTCTCCTCGGGCTTCGGGGCGAGCATGCGCCCGACCTCGTCGGTGCTGAGGGGCGAGGGGTTGTGCGCGTGGCCGACGAACTGCGTCACGCCGGGGGTGTTGCGCACGACGCCCCACGACTCGTCGGTGAGGTCCATGCGCACGAGGACGTACCCGGGGAACTTGGTCCGGCGCACGGTCTTGCGCTGGCCGTTCTTGATCTCGGTGACCTCCTCCATGGGCACCTCGACCTGGAAGATGAAGTCCTCCATGTTGAGCGTCGCGGTGCGCTGCTCGAGGTTGGCCTTCACCCGGTTCTCGTAGCCGGCGTAGGAGTTGATGACGTACCAGTCGCCCGGCGCCCGGCGCAGCGCGGCGTAGAACTCCGCGACCGGGTCCTCCTCGTCCTCGTCGGCCCCCTCAGGGGCGTCCTCGACGGCGTCCGGGGCGCCCGGCAGGTCGGCCTCCTCCTCGCCCGCGGCCTCCTCCTCGCCGGCCCCGCTCACGACCGCGCCCTCGAGGTAGCCGCTCGAGGCGTCGTCCGTGCCGCCGAGCGCGTCCGTGCCCGAGCCGGTGTCGTCACCCGGGTCGGCCGCGAACGGGTCGGTGCCGTAGCCCGCGCCGTAGGGCGAGCGGCCCGCGAACGCGCCCTCGGCGTCGGCAGCCTCGGCACTCTCGGTGTGCGGGACGTCGAAAGGACTCTGGGACACGGTGGGCGGCTCCGGTCTTCGGTGCGGGCGGTCGGTCAGGAGGGGGGGCGCGGCGGGGCCGCGGGTCAGCCGAAGACCCAGAACATGAGCCGGCCGAAGCCGTAGTCCAGGACGCTGAGCAGGGCGATCATCGCGATGACGAAGACGATGACGACCGTGGTGTAGGTCGTCAGCTCGTTGCGCGTCGGCCAGATGACCTTGCGCAGCTCCGCGACGACCTGCCGGATGTAGAGCGAGAGGCGCGCGAGCGGACCGCCCCGCCCGACCGCCGCACGGGCGCCGCTGCGGGACGCCGGCGCGACGTCGCGCTCGGGGACGGCGCTGCTGCCGTCGTGCAGCTCGGTCACAGCGGGGCTCCACTCGGTGGTCGGTCGGTGCTGGCGGGCGGTGTCGTCCACCCGTGCGGGGCCGGCACGACCCGGGCGGGTGCGCAGGCGCGGGCACGGGTCGGCACGACGCCGACGGACCAGTGTACGGCGTGGTCCCTCCCGCGGTCGAACCGCGTACGGCCGGGGCGCCGGGAACGCCCGCGCGGGCACCGTCGGGCGTCTGGCACGATCGGGGCATGACCTCCCCCGTCGCGCCCACCGCCGCCCGGGTCTCCGCCCGGGTGGGAGCCATCGCCGAGTCCGCCACCCTGGCCGTCGACGCCAAGGCGAAGGCGCTCAAGGCGGCGGGGCGGCCGGTCATCGGGTTCGGCGCCGGCGAGCCCGACTTCCCGACGCCCGCGCACATCGTCGAGGCCGCGGTGCGCGCGTGCTCGGACCCGAGGATGCACCACTACACCCCCGCGGCGGGGCTGCCCGAGCTGCGCGAGGCCGTCGCCGTCAAGACGCTGCGCGACTCCGGCTGGGGCGTGCAGGCGAGCCAGGTGCTCATCACCAACGGCGGCAAGCAGGCGGTCTACAACGCCTTCGCCGCGCTGCTCGACCCGGGCGACGAGGTGCTCGTGCCCGCGCCGTACTGGACGACCTACCCCGAGAGCATCCGGCTGGCCGGCGGTGTCCCCGTCGAGGTCCTCACGGACGAGACGACGGGCTACCTCGCGAGCGTCGAGCAGCTCGAGGCGGCGCTGACCCCGCGTACCAAGGTCCTGCTGTTCGTCTCCCCCTCGAACCCCACGGGGGCGGTCTACTCCCCCGAGCAGACGGCGGAGATCGGGCGCTGGGCGCTCGAGCGCGGCCTCTGGGTCGTCACCGACGAGATCTACGAGCACCTGGTCTACGGCGGCACGGTGTTCTCCTCGCTGCCGGCGCTGGTGCCCGAGCTCGCCGACCGCACCGTCGTGGTCAACGGCGTCGCCAAGACGTGGGCGATGACCGGCTGGCGCGTCGGGTGGCTCATCGGCCCCGGCGACGTGGTCCGCGCGGCTGGCAACCTGCAGTCGCACGCCACCTCCAACGTCAGCAACGTCGCGCAGGCCGCGGCGCTCGCGGCCGTCACCGACGACCTCTCGGCGGTCCGCGAGATGCGCACGGCCTTCGACCGGCGCCGGCAGACCATGGTGCGGATGCTCAACGACGTCCCCGGCTTCGTCTGCCCGGAGCCGCTGGGCGCGTTCTACTGCTACCCCTCGGTCAAGGGCGCGCTCGGTCGCAGCATCCGCGGGCGCAGCGTCAGCAGCTCCGCCGAGCTGTGCGAGGTCGTCCTGGACGAGGCCGAGGTCGCGCTCGTGCCGGGTGAGGCGTTCGGGACGCCGGGCTACGTCCGGCTGTCGTACGCCCTGGGTGACGCCGACCTCGCCGAGGGCGTGGGGCGGGTCCAGCGCCTGCTGTCCGGGGAGTGACCGGCGCGGTCCCCCCGGAGCAGGGCCGCGACCTCGCCGCGCTGCCGAAGGCGCACCTGCACCTGCACTCGACCGGGTCGATGCGGCACGCCACCCTCGTCGAGCTCGCCTACCGCTCGGGGGTGCGGCTGCCGGAGAGCCTGCGCTCGCCCTCGCCCCCGCCGCTGCGCGACGTGGACAGCCGCGGGTGGTTCCGGTTCCAGCGGCTCTACGACGTCGCCCGCTCG
This genomic window contains:
- the rplL gene encoding 50S ribosomal protein L7/L12, which gives rise to MAKLSTDELLDAFKELTLIELSEFVKAFEDTFGVTAAAPVAVAAPAGAGAGAAAEAVEEQDEFDVILEGAGDKKIQVIKEVRALTNLGLKEAKDLVDGTPKAVLEKVTKEAAEKAKAQLEGAGATVTLK
- the rplJ gene encoding 50S ribosomal protein L10, with translation MAKADKATAVAELTEHFRDSSAAVLTEYRGLTVAQMKELRRSLGEGATYAVVKNTLTRIAAREAGVTGLDDLLAGPSAIAFVKGDPVDAAKGLRDFARTHPLLVIKGGVLEGKPLSAADITKLADLESREVLLSKAAGAMNATLAKAAALFQAPLSQAARLAEALRAQRAEGAPAEEAAAPADAPEAADAAPAADAAEAAPAADVAEAAPAAEATEA
- the rplA gene encoding 50S ribosomal protein L1, with product MKRSKAYRAAAEKVDGDKLYAPLEAVRLARETSSTKYDATVEVAFRLGVDPRKADQMVRGTVNLPHGTGKTARVLVFANGDRAEAARAAGADIVGSDELIDEVAKGRLDFDAVVATPDLMGKVGRLGRVLGPRGLMPNPKTGTVTADVAKAVTEIKGGKIEFRVDRHSNLHFIIGKTSFDDRSLVENYSAALEEINRLKPSAAKGRYIKKATVSTTNGPGIPLDSSRTRNLLEEEAAV
- the rplK gene encoding 50S ribosomal protein L11, with translation MPPKKKLAAIIKLQIKAGAATPAPPVGPALGQHGVNIMEFVKAYNAATEAQRGQVVPVEISVYEDRSFTFITKTPPAARLILAAAGLEKGSSTPNKTKVGKLSRDQVREIAQTKLPDLNANDLDAAEKIIAGTARQMGITVEG
- the nusG gene encoding transcription termination/antitermination protein NusG is translated as MSQSPFDVPHTESAEAADAEGAFAGRSPYGAGYGTDPFAADPGDDTGSGTDALGGTDDASSGYLEGAVVSGAGEEEAAGEEEADLPGAPDAVEDAPEGADEDEEDPVAEFYAALRRAPGDWYVINSYAGYENRVKANLEQRTATLNMEDFIFQVEVPMEEVTEIKNGQRKTVRRTKFPGYVLVRMDLTDESWGVVRNTPGVTQFVGHAHNPSPLSTDEVGRMLAPKPEEKKGAAASAAPEVKVVDFAVGDSVMVTEGPFATLHATINEIDVDARKVRGLVEIFGRETPVELPFSQIQKI
- the secE gene encoding preprotein translocase subunit SecE, yielding MHDGSSAVPERDVAPASRSGARAAVGRGGPLARLSLYIRQVVAELRKVIWPTRNELTTYTTVVIVFVIAMIALLSVLDYGFGRLMFWVFG
- a CDS encoding pyridoxal phosphate-dependent aminotransferase, with amino-acid sequence MTSPVAPTAARVSARVGAIAESATLAVDAKAKALKAAGRPVIGFGAGEPDFPTPAHIVEAAVRACSDPRMHHYTPAAGLPELREAVAVKTLRDSGWGVQASQVLITNGGKQAVYNAFAALLDPGDEVLVPAPYWTTYPESIRLAGGVPVEVLTDETTGYLASVEQLEAALTPRTKVLLFVSPSNPTGAVYSPEQTAEIGRWALERGLWVVTDEIYEHLVYGGTVFSSLPALVPELADRTVVVNGVAKTWAMTGWRVGWLIGPGDVVRAAGNLQSHATSNVSNVAQAAALAAVTDDLSAVREMRTAFDRRRQTMVRMLNDVPGFVCPEPLGAFYCYPSVKGALGRSIRGRSVSSSAELCEVVLDEAEVALVPGEAFGTPGYVRLSYALGDADLAEGVGRVQRLLSGE